Proteins encoded within one genomic window of Caldisericum sp.:
- the galU gene encoding UTP--glucose-1-phosphate uridylyltransferase GalU: MKDLKKVVIPVGGFGTRLLPITKSQPKEMLPIVDKPAVQYVVEEAINSGIKDILLVTGRGKRAIEDYFDYAIELENELEQKGKHDLLKIVRETSELASIFYVRQKLARGLGDAVYQAKGFINDEYFGVLLADDIIDAEVPVLKQMIDIHKKYGGNVIAVMKVPMQDVKSYGIIEGKKIGEHVYDVKDLVEKPDPMEAPSNLAIVGRYILNNTIFDALEKTEPGKNGEIQLTDAIRKLLLNERVFAYEFEGTRYDVGEKLGLIKANIAFSLKREDLSAELKKYLKDLCKGD; the protein is encoded by the coding sequence ATGAAAGATTTAAAGAAAGTCGTAATCCCTGTAGGTGGCTTTGGAACGAGGCTTCTTCCCATTACAAAGTCTCAGCCAAAAGAGATGCTCCCAATTGTAGATAAGCCAGCAGTGCAGTATGTAGTGGAGGAAGCAATAAACTCTGGCATTAAAGACATCCTCCTTGTAACGGGAAGAGGAAAAAGGGCAATCGAAGATTACTTTGACTACGCAATTGAACTCGAAAACGAACTTGAGCAAAAAGGAAAGCACGACCTTTTAAAGATAGTAAGGGAAACAAGCGAACTTGCATCGATTTTCTACGTGAGGCAGAAGTTAGCAAGGGGGCTTGGCGATGCAGTATACCAGGCAAAAGGCTTCATTAACGACGAGTACTTTGGGGTACTCCTTGCAGATGATATCATAGACGCAGAAGTCCCTGTTTTGAAGCAAATGATTGACATACACAAAAAATACGGCGGAAATGTCATCGCTGTCATGAAGGTACCAATGCAGGATGTTAAGTCCTATGGCATAATCGAAGGAAAGAAAATTGGAGAACATGTGTATGATGTAAAAGACCTTGTAGAGAAGCCCGACCCGATGGAAGCCCCTTCAAACCTTGCAATAGTCGGAAGATATATCCTCAACAACACGATTTTCGATGCACTCGAAAAAACAGAGCCAGGTAAAAACGGAGAAATACAATTAACTGATGCGATAAGAAAACTCCTTTTAAACGAAAGAGTCTTTGCTTACGAATTTGAGGGCACTCGTTATGATGTTGGCGAAAAACTTGGGCTTATAAAGGCAAACATTGCATTTTCCTTGAAGAGAGAAGACTTAAGTGCCGAACTCAAAAAGTACCTTAAAGACCTATGCAAAGGAGACTAA
- a CDS encoding metallophosphoesterase → MFVTISVVIVSLVLIYGIFIERLQVETTHISFGSNLGIKFAHITDLHFSRESIREKKVLEILKEGAPDVIFITGDIVNYRRNFVASNYLKKIVDLGKPVYFVLGNWDYKVRDVENLKNALKSLSIIVLENESIIFEKWDTKINIIGVSDPYTKRADLKKAMSNIDKTLYTILLAHSPDIFYEAVAQNIDLVLAGHLHGGQVRLPFLKFAIYSPSKYGSRFLYGIFRNNSTTMYVNRGIGESHFPIRIFSKPEVLIGEI, encoded by the coding sequence ATGTTTGTTACTATATCAGTTGTTATCGTTTCGCTTGTCCTCATATATGGGATATTTATCGAGCGCTTACAGGTCGAGACTACGCACATCTCGTTTGGAAGTAACCTTGGAATAAAGTTTGCTCACATTACAGACCTCCATTTTTCAAGAGAAAGTATCCGTGAGAAAAAAGTCCTCGAAATCCTAAAAGAGGGAGCTCCTGATGTAATTTTCATTACGGGAGATATAGTAAACTACAGAAGAAACTTTGTCGCATCGAATTACTTAAAAAAGATCGTAGATCTCGGAAAGCCCGTTTACTTCGTTCTCGGAAATTGGGACTATAAGGTAAGGGATGTCGAGAATTTAAAAAACGCCCTCAAATCACTTTCAATAATCGTCCTTGAAAACGAAAGCATTATATTCGAAAAATGGGATACGAAGATAAACATTATTGGGGTTTCAGACCCTTACACAAAAAGAGCAGACCTCAAAAAGGCGATGTCGAATATCGATAAAACCCTCTACACAATCCTTTTAGCACACTCGCCTGACATATTTTATGAAGCAGTTGCACAAAACATTGATCTTGTTCTTGCAGGGCACCTTCACGGAGGACAGGTAAGGCTTCCTTTCTTGAAGTTTGCGATATACTCACCTTCGAAGTATGGTTCAAGGTTCCTGTACGGAATTTTTAGAAATAATTCAACAACAATGTATGTGAATAGAGGCATTGGCGAAAGCCACTTCCCCATAAGGATTTTTTCAAAACCTGAGGTCCTTATCGGAGAAATATAA